Proteins encoded together in one Prevotella scopos JCM 17725 window:
- a CDS encoding glycosyltransferase gives MKYSIIVPVFNRPDEVDELLESLLSQEEKDFEVVIVEDGSQIPCKEVCDKYADKLDLHYYYKDNSGPGQSRNYGAERAKGEYLLILDSDVVLPKGYIRAVSEELEREPADAFGGPDCAHESFTDTQKAISYSMTSFFTTGGIRGGKKKLDKFYPRSFNMGIRRDVYQELGGFSKMRFGEDIDFSIRIFKAGKRCRLFPEAWVWHKRRTDFRKFWKQVYNSGIARINLYKKYPDSLKLVHLLPMVFTVGTALLVLLILFGLFLQFFPILNVFGSFLIFMGLMPLVLYSVIICFDSTMQNNSLNIGLLSIEAAFIQLIGYGCGFISAWWKRCVCGMDEFAAYEKNFYK, from the coding sequence ATGAAGTACAGCATCATTGTTCCTGTTTTCAACCGTCCGGATGAGGTTGATGAACTATTGGAGAGCCTGCTCAGCCAGGAGGAGAAGGATTTTGAGGTCGTTATCGTTGAGGACGGCTCACAGATTCCGTGTAAGGAGGTATGCGATAAGTACGCTGACAAGCTCGACCTGCATTATTATTATAAGGATAATTCAGGACCGGGACAGAGCCGTAACTATGGTGCTGAGCGTGCAAAAGGTGAGTATCTGCTCATTCTCGACTCCGATGTAGTACTCCCTAAGGGGTATATCCGTGCTGTTAGCGAAGAGTTAGAACGTGAACCAGCCGATGCTTTTGGTGGACCTGATTGTGCACATGAGTCTTTCACCGACACACAGAAGGCCATTTCTTATTCAATGACCTCGTTCTTTACGACGGGAGGAATACGTGGTGGTAAGAAGAAACTTGACAAGTTCTATCCTCGTTCATTCAATATGGGTATCCGTCGTGATGTTTATCAAGAGTTGGGAGGTTTCTCAAAGATGCGTTTTGGAGAAGATATTGACTTCTCAATCCGTATCTTCAAGGCTGGTAAACGATGTAGATTGTTTCCAGAAGCATGGGTGTGGCACAAGCGTCGTACGGACTTTAGAAAGTTCTGGAAGCAGGTTTATAATTCCGGTATAGCACGTATCAATCTCTATAAGAAGTATCCAGATTCGTTAAAACTTGTCCATCTCTTACCAATGGTATTTACTGTTGGTACGGCTTTACTTGTTTTGCTGATTTTGTTTGGTTTATTCTTGCAGTTTTTCCCAATACTCAATGTCTTTGGTAGTTTCCTCATTTTCATGGGGTTGATGCCATTGGTGCTTTACAGTGTCATCATCTGTTTTGATTCAACTATGCAAAATAACAGTCTTAACATTGGTCTTCTTAGTATCGAAGCAGCCTTTATTCAGCTAATCGGCTATGGTTGTGGTTTTATCAGTGCGTGGTGGAAACGTTGCGTGTGTGGCATGGACGAATTCGCTGCATACGAAAAAAACTTCTATAAATAA
- a CDS encoding UDP-2,3-diacylglucosamine diphosphatase, translating to MKNIYFLSDAHLGSLAIEHRRTHERRLVRFLDSIKHKAAAVYLLGDMFDFWNEYKYVVPKGFTRFLGKISELTDMGVEVHFFTGNHDLWTYGYLEEECGVILHRKPITTELYDKVFYLAHGDGLGDPDPKFRFLRNVFHNSFCQRLLNFFHPWWGMQLGLNWAKRSRLKRTDGKEVPFLGEDKEFLVQYTKKYMQTHKDIDFFIYGHRHIELDLTLSRKVRLLILGDWIWQFTYAVFDGEHMFLEEYVEGESKP from the coding sequence ATGAAGAATATCTATTTCCTCTCCGATGCACATCTCGGTTCACTCGCTATAGAGCATCGTCGCACACACGAACGCCGCCTTGTTCGCTTCTTGGATAGCATTAAGCATAAGGCCGCTGCAGTCTATTTGCTAGGTGATATGTTCGACTTTTGGAACGAATACAAGTATGTTGTTCCTAAAGGATTTACCCGTTTCCTCGGTAAAATCTCGGAGTTGACGGATATGGGTGTGGAGGTTCATTTCTTTACTGGGAATCATGACCTCTGGACTTATGGTTATCTGGAGGAAGAGTGTGGTGTTATCCTTCATCGTAAACCTATTACGACAGAGTTATACGATAAGGTCTTTTATCTCGCACATGGTGATGGCTTGGGGGACCCTGATCCGAAGTTTCGTTTTCTCCGTAATGTGTTTCATAATTCTTTCTGTCAACGATTGCTCAACTTTTTCCACCCATGGTGGGGGATGCAGTTAGGTTTGAATTGGGCGAAAAGAAGCAGACTGAAGCGTACTGATGGGAAAGAAGTTCCTTTCTTGGGTGAAGATAAGGAGTTTCTCGTCCAATACACAAAGAAGTATATGCAGACGCATAAAGACATCGACTTCTTTATCTATGGTCATAGACATATTGAACTCGACCTCACGTTGTCACGCAAAGTTCGTTTGTTGATTCTCGGTGACTGGATATGGCAGTTTACTTACGCTGTTTTTGATGGTGAACACATGTTCCTTGAGGAATATGTTGAAGGTGAAAGCAAGCCTTAA
- a CDS encoding acetate kinase, with amino-acid sequence MKILVLNCGSSSIKYKLYDMADESVLAQGIVERIGLDEAFIKVKLNNGEKKQIMADLPTHKEGVALVFKVLLDPELGALKSLDEIGAVGHRIVQGGDLFEKSCIVTKEVEDGIESLIDLAPVHNAGHLRGLRAVDALMPHTPQVVVFDNAFHSTMPDYAYLYAVPYDLYKKYHVRRYGFHGTSHRYVSHRVCEMLGVDIKTQKIITCHIGNGASIAAIKGGKVIDTSMGLTPLAGLMMGSRSGDIDPSAVTYLMEKLGKKPQEMADFLNKECGVLGITGISSDMRDIENADNAGDKMAHLALQMYTYRIKKYIGAYAAAMNGVDIIVWTAGVGENQTGLRWDTCQDMEYLGIKLDKERNMCRGEEKILSTDDSKVKVVLVPTDEEIVIARDTEELVKNLKK; translated from the coding sequence ATGAAGATATTAGTTTTAAACTGCGGCAGTAGTTCCATTAAGTACAAGTTGTACGATATGGCAGATGAATCTGTATTGGCTCAAGGTATTGTTGAGCGTATCGGACTTGACGAGGCATTTATTAAGGTAAAACTTAATAATGGTGAGAAGAAGCAGATTATGGCTGACCTTCCAACCCACAAGGAAGGTGTAGCACTCGTATTCAAGGTGCTTCTCGACCCAGAACTTGGTGCGCTTAAAAGCCTTGACGAAATTGGAGCAGTTGGTCATCGTATCGTACAAGGTGGCGACCTCTTTGAGAAGAGCTGCATCGTAACCAAGGAAGTGGAAGATGGTATTGAGAGTCTTATCGACCTTGCACCTGTTCATAACGCTGGTCACTTGCGCGGTTTGCGTGCTGTGGATGCTTTAATGCCTCACACTCCACAGGTAGTTGTATTCGACAATGCTTTCCACAGCACAATGCCTGACTACGCTTACCTCTACGCAGTACCTTATGATCTCTACAAGAAATACCATGTTCGCCGCTATGGTTTCCACGGTACGAGTCATCGCTACGTATCACATCGTGTTTGCGAGATGCTTGGTGTTGACATTAAGACACAGAAGATTATCACTTGTCACATTGGTAATGGTGCCTCTATCGCAGCTATCAAGGGTGGTAAGGTTATCGATACTTCAATGGGGCTGACTCCATTGGCAGGTTTGATGATGGGTTCACGTTCTGGTGATATCGACCCTTCAGCAGTTACCTATCTGATGGAGAAGCTTGGTAAGAAGCCACAGGAGATGGCAGACTTCCTTAACAAGGAGTGTGGTGTACTTGGTATTACAGGTATCAGCTCTGATATGCGCGACATTGAGAACGCTGACAACGCAGGTGATAAGATGGCTCATTTAGCATTACAGATGTACACTTATCGTATCAAGAAATATATTGGTGCTTACGCTGCAGCTATGAATGGTGTTGACATCATCGTTTGGACAGCTGGTGTTGGTGAGAATCAGACTGGTCTCCGTTGGGATACTTGCCAGGATATGGAGTATCTTGGTATTAAACTTGACAAAGAACGCAACATGTGTCGTGGTGAGGAAAAGATTCTCTCTACCGATGACTCAAAGGTTAAGGTTGTGCTCGTTCCAACTGACGAGGAGATTGTCATTGCCCGTGACACAGAAGAACTTGTTAAGAACTTGAAGAAGTAA
- the radC gene encoding RadC family protein has product MVKLTITHWAEADRPREKLERLGAGALSDAELLAILIGSGTPKESAVDLMKRILNDCNNNLNTLGKLSIRDLEQYKGIGLAKAITILAACELGKRRQKATVEETPILNSAENIYQFMHTTIQDLDIEEGWILMMKQNFRLIEAKRISVGGLTMAPIDIRLMMKEVLLKNTTVLAFCHNHPSGSTTPSREDDMLTSHIHKACELLHIHFADHVILTDGGYFSYREEGKL; this is encoded by the coding sequence ATGGTAAAACTCACTATCACTCACTGGGCAGAGGCTGACCGCCCACGCGAAAAACTTGAAAGACTAGGGGCTGGTGCACTCAGTGATGCTGAATTACTGGCTATTCTGATTGGTTCTGGCACACCAAAAGAGAGTGCGGTAGACCTAATGAAGCGAATTCTCAATGACTGTAATAATAATCTAAATACACTTGGAAAGCTTTCTATTCGCGACTTAGAGCAATACAAGGGCATTGGTTTGGCAAAGGCAATCACTATCCTTGCTGCTTGTGAATTAGGTAAAAGACGGCAGAAAGCGACAGTGGAAGAGACACCAATACTCAATAGTGCAGAGAATATCTATCAGTTTATGCACACAACGATACAAGACCTTGACATTGAAGAAGGCTGGATTTTGATGATGAAACAGAATTTCCGTCTCATAGAGGCCAAGCGTATATCGGTCGGTGGACTTACTATGGCTCCTATCGATATCCGATTGATGATGAAGGAAGTGCTGCTGAAGAATACAACTGTTTTGGCCTTTTGTCATAATCATCCAAGCGGAAGTACGACCCCAAGCAGGGAAGATGATATGCTGACATCGCATATTCATAAGGCCTGCGAACTGCTGCATATTCATTTTGCAGACCATGTAATACTCACCGATGGAGGGTATTTCTCATATCGAGAGGAAGGAAAGTTATAG
- a CDS encoding metal-sulfur cluster assembly factor, which translates to MTIEEKTKIEERIVDVLKTVYDPEIPVNIYDLGMIYKIDVDDEGNLDMDMTFTSPSCPAADFILEDVRTKVESVEGVKTANINLVFEPVWDQSMMTEEARVELGFE; encoded by the coding sequence ATGACAATAGAAGAGAAAACAAAGATAGAAGAAAGAATCGTTGACGTTTTGAAGACCGTTTACGACCCTGAAATACCAGTGAATATCTATGATCTTGGTATGATTTACAAGATTGATGTGGATGATGAGGGCAACCTTGATATGGATATGACCTTTACTTCTCCATCTTGCCCTGCGGCTGATTTCATTCTTGAAGACGTACGTACAAAGGTGGAAAGTGTAGAAGGTGTTAAGACAGCAAACATCAATCTTGTCTTTGAACCTGTATGGGATCAGAGCATGATGACTGAAGAGGCACGCGTTGAATTAGGCTTCGAATAA